A window of the Isosphaera pallida ATCC 43644 genome harbors these coding sequences:
- a CDS encoding glycosyltransferase family 87 protein: MSPPTTPARDICRFNQPPLEQGLSLANAARFGIPSRPKRWALFVVFLVVASQWVRLVFSQEGDFRLHWNFGQRLLHGEFLYLNGVHTPYPPLWGLWCVPTTLLPLWTSWLVWYPIGLVWGGALIWALVEGLRRAGLTPGRNAASDHTFWTVMLGLALGSRYVIRELPENGVNLMIVALTWLGLTAWRRGCDLKGGAALGLAVALKCTPLIFVVYLAWRRQVRVAAVAVGVAVLASLAPLPFQGVASYLDHWRTWSQVNLTGMSRSDPNLGPLGEATVQNHALRPTLGRLLTRLPQGHAGRLDHPWEPRGLGLDPPFAGRLIDLTVLATGIGFLVRFRGPIARRDSAAVLAQLAALGAAALLLSPITWKQHAVGLLPALFLASAVMLDPARRSALRLGVGTILVVGFHVAGVLILDRGVIGRTWSYVLDSWGVVTLSWVGWALLMWAWASRFERLEASDRSVAFDDTVSSRPQRLDAWRVHPPNVPPVRPGRLTIEGREADTANVSWGHQAVVVASDPNPGAADSVWIPTRPPQ, from the coding sequence ATGTCTCCTCCCACGACGCCCGCGCGTGACATCTGTCGGTTCAACCAACCGCCGCTTGAGCAGGGCTTGAGCCTGGCGAACGCCGCGCGCTTCGGAATCCCCAGCCGTCCTAAGCGATGGGCGTTGTTCGTGGTGTTCCTTGTAGTGGCGTCTCAGTGGGTTCGCCTGGTCTTTTCCCAGGAGGGCGACTTCCGCCTTCATTGGAATTTCGGCCAGCGGCTGCTCCACGGGGAATTCCTTTATCTCAATGGGGTTCACACGCCTTATCCACCGTTGTGGGGCCTGTGGTGCGTGCCGACCACGCTGTTGCCGCTTTGGACCTCGTGGTTGGTTTGGTATCCGATCGGGTTGGTTTGGGGTGGCGCGCTGATCTGGGCGTTGGTAGAGGGGTTGCGTCGCGCTGGGTTGACCCCGGGTCGCAACGCGGCGTCGGATCACACATTTTGGACGGTCATGCTGGGTCTGGCGTTGGGCAGCCGCTACGTGATTCGTGAGTTGCCCGAAAACGGCGTCAATTTGATGATTGTGGCCCTCACGTGGTTGGGATTGACGGCCTGGCGGCGGGGATGCGACCTGAAAGGAGGCGCGGCGCTGGGACTGGCGGTGGCTCTGAAATGCACCCCGTTGATCTTCGTAGTGTATCTGGCTTGGCGTCGTCAAGTTCGGGTCGCGGCCGTCGCTGTGGGAGTCGCCGTGTTGGCAAGTCTGGCTCCATTGCCGTTTCAGGGAGTGGCCTCGTATCTCGATCACTGGCGCACCTGGTCGCAGGTGAATCTTACCGGGATGTCGCGTTCCGATCCCAACCTGGGTCCCTTGGGCGAGGCGACGGTTCAGAACCACGCGCTTCGTCCGACCCTGGGACGCTTGTTGACTCGTCTCCCCCAAGGCCACGCTGGACGGCTTGACCATCCCTGGGAACCGCGCGGGCTGGGTTTGGATCCCCCCTTCGCCGGACGTTTGATCGACCTGACCGTGTTGGCGACTGGAATCGGCTTCCTGGTACGGTTCCGGGGACCGATCGCGCGACGTGACTCGGCCGCGGTTTTGGCTCAGCTAGCGGCATTGGGGGCGGCTGCGCTGTTGCTTTCGCCGATCACCTGGAAACAGCACGCGGTAGGGTTGCTGCCGGCGCTGTTTCTGGCCTCCGCGGTGATGCTCGACCCCGCGCGGCGATCGGCGTTGCGATTGGGCGTGGGGACAATTTTGGTGGTGGGGTTTCATGTAGCGGGGGTCCTGATTCTGGATCGAGGCGTGATTGGTCGGACTTGGTCTTATGTGTTGGATAGCTGGGGGGTTGTCACCCTTTCCTGGGTGGGCTGGGCATTGCTGATGTGGGCTTGGGCCAGTCGTTTCGAGCGACTGGAGGCGTCTGACCGGAGCGTCGCGTTCGATGACACCGTGAGTTCGCGTCCACAGCGTCTTGACGCATGGCGGGTTCACCCTCCCAACGTGCCTCCAGTTCGACCGGGGCGCTTGACGATCGAGGGTAGGGAAGCAGATACTGCCAACGTGAGTTGGGGCCATCAAGCGGTTGTGGTCGCCTCCGACCCCAATCCCGGGGCAGCTGACTCGGTTTGGATCCCAACCCGCCCGCCTCAATGA